From one Phycodurus eques isolate BA_2022a chromosome 19, UOR_Pequ_1.1, whole genome shotgun sequence genomic stretch:
- the hbae4 gene encoding hemoglobin subunit alpha-D-like, with the protein MLSKKEKELLEGAWSRLTPVAECIGADALLRMFTTFPGSKTYFSHLDISPGSNHLFTHGKKIVLAIADGAQNISQLTVTLAPLQTLHAYLLRIDPSNFKHFSQCMLVSLAVHMGEDFTEVLHAAMDKYLSAFAAVLAEKYR; encoded by the exons ATGCTGTCCAAGAAGGAGAAAGAACTACTTGAAGGCGCATGGAGCCGACTGACTCCTGTGGCTGAATGCATTGGAGCTGATGCGCTTCTTAG AATGTTTACAACCTTCCCTGGCAGCAAGACATACTTTTCCCACCTTGACATCAGTCCAGGATCCAATCATCTCTTCACCCACGGGAAGAAGATCGTTCTAGCCATAGCCGACGGGGCCCAAAACATCAGCCAGCTGACGGTAACTCTGGCCCCTCTGCAGACTTTGCATGCCTACCTGCTGCGGATAGACCCGTCGAACTTCAAG CATTTCTCACAATGTATGCTCGTCTCATTGGCCGTTCACATGGGTGAAGACTTTACCGAGGTTTTACACGCCGCTATGGACAAGTACCTGTCAGCTTTTGCAGCAGTACTCGCTGAGAAATACAGATGA